The proteins below come from a single Mucilaginibacter mali genomic window:
- a CDS encoding polysaccharide deacetylase family protein gives MIGMSLLVRLALLLPPNVPQIPVLCYHQIRDWRPKDRTADKAYIMPPATFRLHMKMLADSGYHAILPDELYAHLTKGTPLPSKPVMLTFDDTDGDQYSIARPEMAKYGFKGVYFIVFNNINKNKYYMSRAQIRQLSDEGHVIACHTLTHPNIRKLKGSDWAAELDVPARKLELLTGKPVRYFAYPFGIWDQQILPELSRYGYLAAFQLDEPRDSAKPLLTVRRVIDDGRWDTSTLDRYLKHGFGHK, from the coding sequence ATGATAGGAATGTCTTTGCTGGTTCGCCTGGCTTTATTGCTGCCCCCTAATGTACCGCAGATACCGGTATTGTGTTACCACCAGATACGCGACTGGCGACCAAAAGACCGTACCGCCGACAAAGCATATATCATGCCGCCGGCTACTTTTCGCCTGCACATGAAAATGCTGGCCGACAGTGGTTACCATGCCATATTGCCCGATGAATTGTACGCCCACCTCACCAAAGGCACACCGCTCCCCTCAAAGCCTGTAATGCTCACCTTCGACGATACCGATGGCGACCAATATAGCATAGCAAGGCCCGAAATGGCCAAATACGGCTTTAAGGGCGTATACTTTATTGTTTTTAACAACATCAACAAAAACAAGTATTACATGAGCCGCGCGCAGATACGCCAGTTATCGGACGAAGGGCATGTGATTGCCTGCCATACGCTTACCCATCCCAATATCCGCAAATTAAAAGGGAGCGACTGGGCCGCGGAACTGGATGTGCCCGCGCGAAAACTGGAACTGCTGACCGGTAAACCGGTACGCTACTTTGCCTATCCCTTTGGCATTTGGGATCAGCAGATATTGCCCGAACTTTCGCGTTATGGCTACCTGGCCGCCTTTCAACTGGATGAGCCGCGGGATAGCGCCAAGCCGCTGCTCACCGTGCGCCGGGTGATTGATGATGGCCGCTGGGACACCTCTACGCTCGACCGCTATCTTAAACATGGCTTTGGCCATAAATAG
- a CDS encoding dihydrofolate reductase family protein — translation MRRIIVLSFITLDGVMQAPGGPEEDPSEGFKYGGWVAPYGDESSGETMQKILEPADLLLGRKTFDIWENYWPQHAEQWPGVNEVTKYVLSGTRTDSSWNNCVFLSGVEDIEKLKNSAGSDIKIWGSSKVVQLLLQHHMVDEFWLMIHPVVLGKGKRLFDDGSMPASFKLAESTITSTGVIMANYKLAGEVKTGTIGA, via the coding sequence ATGAGAAGAATCATCGTTTTATCATTCATCACCTTAGATGGTGTAATGCAGGCACCGGGCGGCCCTGAAGAAGATCCGTCGGAAGGTTTTAAATACGGCGGCTGGGTTGCACCCTACGGCGACGAATCATCGGGCGAGACCATGCAAAAGATATTGGAACCCGCCGACCTGCTTTTGGGCCGGAAAACATTTGATATTTGGGAGAACTACTGGCCACAACACGCCGAACAATGGCCGGGTGTAAACGAGGTTACCAAATATGTTTTGTCTGGCACCCGGACCGATTCAAGCTGGAACAACTGCGTATTCCTTTCCGGTGTGGAGGATATCGAAAAACTTAAAAACTCAGCTGGATCGGACATTAAGATCTGGGGTAGCAGCAAAGTGGTTCAGTTACTGTTGCAGCATCATATGGTCGATGAGTTTTGGCTGATGATCCACCCGGTAGTTTTGGGTAAAGGGAAAAGATTGTTTGATGATGGTTCGATGCCCGCTTCGTTCAAACTTGCCGAAAGTACCATTACCTCAACTGGTGTTATTATGGCCAATTACAAACTGGCCGGTGAAGTAAAAACTGGCACTATAGGTGCTTAA